In Flavobacterium sp. GSB-24, the genomic window AAAGAGTAACTGCAGAATACACCGTTACTCCGAAACAGCAATACATTATAAAAAGTGTTACTTTCCCTGATGACTCTTTAAGAATATCAAAGATTATAGCCAAGAGCCACCGTAGAAGTCTTCTTAAAGTTGGAAAACCTTACGATTTGGATGTCATTAAAGCTGAGAGAGAACGTATTGATGCGAGATTAAAAGAAAATGGATATTTTTATTTTAATCCAGATTATATTTTAGCAAAAGTAGACAGTACTAAAGGAAATCATGAAGTGAAAATTAGACTTGTAATTAAAGATGATACGCCAGTAAAAGCGCTGACTTCTTACAAGATTGATAAAATATTTGTTTATCCAAATTACTCACTTACAAACGATAGTGCCGTTTACCGAAAAAGAAATATCACACAATACAAAGATTTTACAATAATAGACACTGCAGAAACTTTTAAACCAAGAGTTTATGATCGAACGATTTACTTTAAAAAAGGAGATTTATATAATAGGAAAGATCACAATTTAACTTTAAACCGATTTGTAAATCTGGGAACATTCAGTTTTGTGAAAAACGAATTTAAACCGTCTGATTCGATTCCAAATGCTTTAAATTCCTACTATTATTTAACCTTGCTTCCTAAAAAGTTTATTCGTGTTGAAGTTATAGGTAAAACCAATTCAGCAAGTTACACGGGGACAGAATTAAATTTAAATTGGAACAATCGAAACTTTTTTAGAGGAGCAGAATTATTTACAGCTTCGGTCTTTGGAGGAGCTGATTTCCAGCTTGGGGGAGTGAATAGAGGAAAAAATATTTATAAACTGGGAGGGGAAGTTAGTTTGACATGGCCACGATTTATAACGCCATTTAATATACAAGGAAACAGCGAATTTGTGCCAAGAACTAAAGCAACTTTGCGTTACGAATATCAAAAAAGAACACAATTATATGCATTGAATTCATTCAACACTTCATTTGGTTATTTATGGAAAGAAAATATTCGTAAAGAACATCAATTAAATGTTATTGATGTTACGTATGTGAGTCCAAATCATGTTACACCAGAATATTTGGCAGATATAAAAGAAGATCCTGCGCTTGGAAAAGTAATTGAAAAACAGTTGATTTTTGGTCCGACTTACAATTATACCTATACGAATACCATGCAGAAACGCCGAAAAAATACCATCTATTTTAATGGTGAATTGGATTTAGCGGGAAATATTACAG contains:
- a CDS encoding BamA/TamA family outer membrane protein — its product is MSRKHKHIRQFYIKCMALFSLFFIVGCSNTKYLPEGDLLYVGGSVTVKDSLMKKKDRKALETELKDLLRPKPNKQIFGLRPKLWIYNLAGEPKKQKGTRYWLRNKVGEAPVLFSKVDLDYNASVLRNFTENRGYFKSRVSADSTVRNKRVTAEYTVTPKQQYIIKSVTFPDDSLRISKIIAKSHRRSLLKVGKPYDLDVIKAERERIDARLKENGYFYFNPDYILAKVDSTKGNHEVKIRLVIKDDTPVKALTSYKIDKIFVYPNYSLTNDSAVYRKRNITQYKDFTIIDTAETFKPRVYDRTIYFKKGDLYNRKDHNLTLNRFVNLGTFSFVKNEFKPSDSIPNALNSYYYLTLLPKKFIRVEVIGKTNSASYTGTELNLNWNNRNFFRGAELFTASVFGGADFQLGGVNRGKNIYKLGGEVSLTWPRFITPFNIQGNSEFVPRTKATLRYEYQKRTQLYALNSFNTSFGYLWKENIRKEHQLNVIDVTYVSPNHVTPEYLADIKEDPALGKVIEKQLIFGPTYNYTYTNTMQKRRKNTIYFNGELDLAGNITGLVTGANYKKDNVKTIFDVPFSQYVKIKTDFRHYLKLGKESELASRLILGAGFAYGNSNTLPTSKQFVVGGTNSIRAFRARTLGPGSYVIPPTTNNNYTPDQSADLKLEFNTEYRAKLFSIVRGAVFLDAGNIWLLNADPDKPGAEISKDFMKELAVGAGVGLRFDLSFLILRTDLAIPLRNPALPDGQRWVIDKIDFGDSSWRKDNLILNIAIGYPF